CCGAATGCCGCGCGCGTTGGGCGGCCAAAACCATTCCACGTCCCGCACGGGGGTGCTGTTGGCCACCAGCAGTGGCGTCGCCGGTGGGAGCGACTGGGCCAGCAGCCAGGCAACTTTACCTTCAAATAGAGTCTCGGTGGCGGCCAGGGCGCGATCGAGCTGCTGCCGGCAGTGCGCTTCCGCTTGCTGCCACTGGCGGCTGTAGGGCGAGGGCTCGGTTGCGGCTGGCGCGGGCGCGCGCTCGGCGACCGCGGCTGCCAACCGTTCGATGGAGATGGGAAAGTGCTCGCTGTGCCCGTGCAGGGGGTCAAAATTATCGGCGCTGGGGTCGACGACCCAGCGCTGCGGCTGGGCGTCGCTCATCCACTGGCGCAGGACCTTACTGGTAGGGAGCGCACCCGCTTGGATGACCATGGCTGGCGCCAGGTCGCGCGCCCACTGGGGCTGGCGCAGGATGCTGTCGTAGGTGGAGACGAGCTCGGGCTGATGCCCGGCGTGGTTGCGTAGCGGCGAGAGCCCCTCGGCCAGCACCACCCACCCCAGCGCGCGCGCCAGCCGCGCGATCGCCGCGCTGTAGGCTTGCGGATCCGGCGGCTGCGCCACCCCGGCAATAATGAGGCCGCGCTCGCAGCGCTGCCAGCGCTCCATCGGCAAGGCTGGTTCGGGTTCGGCGACCGAGCGGGGCGGCGGCGCAACGCCGCTAAAAAAGGTATCGGGGTTAGGTAAGTCTTCCAGGGGCGGATCCGCCGGAACCGGCGCCAGCGGCTCCCGGAACGGGACGTTGAGGTGAACAACCCCCGGCACCGGGAGCAGTGATCGCCGCACGGCCTGCAGCAGCGTTTGCCGCAGGTAGCGCAGCAGCGCGCTGTCGGTGCCGGGCAGGGCCAGCTCGGCTTGCCAGCGCGGGTAGGCGCCGTAGAGCTTTTGCTGGTCGATGGCCTGTCCGGCGTGGCAGTGGCGCAGCTCCGGCGGGCGATCGGCGGTGAGTGCCAGCAGCGGCACCTGACTCTCGCTCGCCTCGATCGCCGCCGGATAAAAGTGAGCGCCGGCCGTCCCGGAGGTGCAAACCAGCACGGCCGGGCGGCGCGCTCGCTTGGCCCAGCCCAGGGCAAAGAACGCCGCCGAGCGCTCGTCCAGAATGGGGATGGCCTCAATGTGCGGATGCTGGGCGAAGGCTACTGCCAGTGGTCCGGAGCGCGAGCCCGGACAGACAATCACCACCGTCACCCCCGCGCGCCAGAGCGTCTCGGCCGCGACTGAGGCCCACAGGGTGTTAGCGTTGCGCCCATCGAGCTGCATAAGCGCCACGCCGTGCGACTGTGCCATGTCCGGGCGCCATCCTAGACCATCACCGCAGTCCCAGCAGGCGGCGCTCGCAGCACGGCTACCGGCCCAGCCGGGCACCTACGTGCTTTTGTTGGCATGTGCCCGCCAACGGCAATGCGCGATCGGCCGCTTGGGCCGCGTGACGCTCCAGCCCGGGATTTACGCCTACGTGGGGAGCGCTTTGGGGCCGGGCGGCCTGCGCGGGCGGCTCAAGCACCACTTGGCGGCCGCGCCCCGGCCGCGCTGGCACATCGACTGGTTGCGGCGCGCCAGCGAGCCGGTCGCCGTTTGGCTGCAAGCAAGCCCGCAGCGCCAGGAGTGCGCTTGGGCTACCCTGCTGGCTGAGCGTGCCACGCCGGTTGCAAGCGGGTTCGGCAGCTCCGATTGTCACTGCCGCACGCACCTGTTCTACTTGCAGCGCGCGCAGCGCTCGAGCCTGTATGCGCAACTATAGCAACCGCAGACCACACGTGAACGAAACAAATCTATTGAGGTAACCCCGAAATCGGCTCGAACAGGGGATTATGTCTCTTGGCGCTAGGAATGCCAACTCGTTCACGAATCAGGTAGTTTTGCTATAGTCCAGCAGGTTGGCGCGTTGCAGGCTTTCTCTGCTCAGCCCAGCTAGCCTGCTTTTAGCGCGCCAGCAGCCAGCCGTAGCTTAGGGCCAGCAGAACGGCAACGCCGACGATCGTTTCTCGCTGCTCGTGCCAAAAGTTTTGCAAGCTGTAGCGCAGCATGGCCAGCGATTCGCGCCGCGCTTGGCCCAACTCGGCCATGAGGGCTTTGACCTCGGCATCCACCTCTTGCGGCGATAGCTCGTTGCGCTTGTAAGCTGCCTCAACTGCATCGAGCTTGCGCCAGTACTCCTGCGTGGCTTGGAGCAAGTTGGGCGTCATGGCTGCCAGTTACATCGTATTAAGCTCTGTTATAAATTGTAACCTGCCATTTTCGCGTTCGCTGCCGGGCTAGGAGCGCTCGCTCAGCCACGCGATCGCGCCGCGAATCCAGCTGTCGGCATCGGTACTAGCGGCTATCTCGGCATTGGCGGCCACGGCGGCGATCGCCTGCTCGATTTCGTCGTTGCTGTAGCCCAGCGCCGATAGGGTCAGCCCCACCTCCTCGCGGATGGCGGGGTTGGGGACCGCCTCAGGCTCGGCGCGCTCGCTGGGGGCAGGCGCCCAATCCGCCAGTTGCTTTTTGAGCTCTAGAGCCATGCGCTCGGCGGTTTTGGGGCCAATTCCGGGCACGCGAGCGATCGCGGCCGTATCCTCGCTGGCGATCGCTTCGGCCAAGCGGCGAACCCCCAGCGCGTCAATGGCAGCCAGGGCAAGCTGGTTGCCCACTCCCGTTACCCCCACCAGCTGGCGAAACAGATCCCGCTCGGCGGCCGAGCCAAAGCCGTAGAGCACTAGCTGGTCTTCGCGCAGTTGCAGGTGGGTAAAGATGCGGCAGTTGCCCTCGCCGGCGCGAGCCAACTCGCGGGCTAGCTGCGATGGAATTTGGAGCTCGTAGCCCACGCCGTTGACTTCCAAGGTCAGGTGGCTGCGATCGCCGGGGGTCACGGCGACGGCGCGGCCGCGCAGGTAGTCCATCATGGCGAATCCAGCCACCCCCAGTGCCTCAAGCCCTCGAGGATGCCCGCCGCGCAGGGCGCCTGGGCGAGGTAGCGATCGCGGCTGGGGCGCTGGGCGCACCACTGGCGCAACTCCGGTTGGGCGTTGCCCACCGCAATGCCGCGCGCGTTCTCGAGCGCTAGCAGGGCAATGTCGTTGCCCGAATCCCCGCAGACAACCGTGCGATCGTCCTCCCAGCCCCAGACCTGTTGCAGGTAGCGCACGGCCGCGCCCTTATCGGCCTGCTGGGGGACAATGTCGAGGTGCTGGCCGCTGCTGTAGATGAGCTGGACGGCCAGGCCTTGCCGAGCCAGCTCGGCTTCCAGCTGGGGCAGCACTCGCTCGCTGGCGCTGGCCTCCAGGTCGCAGCTGACTTTGAATGCCCCCTGCTCGGAGGTGGGCTGGAAGGTTAGATCCGCGTAGCGGGCCGCGATCGCCAGGACCTGCTCGCGGCTCCAGTGCTGGGCCAAGCGCTGCGACCACCCTGCATCGGCAACGCCGGCGGCCAGATCGAAATAAATCTCGGTCCCAACGGCCGCAATGAGCGCATCGGGCGGTAGCAGCGGCTGCTCGCGCGCCAACGACTGGTAGAGTGCCAGCGAGCGCCCGGTGGCGTAGGCAATCTGGGTGCCGTAGGTTTGGCGGTGCTGCG
Above is a genomic segment from Cyanobacteria bacterium QS_8_64_29 containing:
- a CDS encoding sucrose-phosphate phosphatase — protein: MHAFLFVSDLDGTLVGDAEALETLNHRLAQHRQTYGTQIAYATGRSLALYQSLAREQPLLPPDALIAAVGTEIYFDLAAGVADAGWSQRLAQHWSREQVLAIAARYADLTFQPTSEQGAFKVSCDLEASASERVLPQLEAELARQGLAVQLIYSSGQHLDIVPQQADKGAAVRYLQQVWGWEDDRTVVCGDSGNDIALLALENARGIAVGNAQPELRQWCAQRPSRDRYLAQAPCAAGILEGLRHWGWLDSP
- a CDS encoding 2-succinyl-5-enolpyruvyl-6-hydroxy-3-cyclohexene-1-carboxylic-acid synthase, producing the protein MQLDGRNANTLWASVAAETLWRAGVTVVIVCPGSRSGPLAVAFAQHPHIEAIPILDERSAAFFALGWAKRARRPAVLVCTSGTAGAHFYPAAIEASESQVPLLALTADRPPELRHCHAGQAIDQQKLYGAYPRWQAELALPGTDSALLRYLRQTLLQAVRRSLLPVPGVVHLNVPFREPLAPVPADPPLEDLPNPDTFFSGVAPPPRSVAEPEPALPMERWQRCERGLIIAGVAQPPDPQAYSAAIARLARALGWVVLAEGLSPLRNHAGHQPELVSTYDSILRQPQWARDLAPAMVIQAGALPTSKVLRQWMSDAQPQRWVVDPSADNFDPLHGHSEHFPISIERLAAAVAERAPAPAATEPSPYSRQWQQAEAHCRQQLDRALAATETLFEGKVAWLLAQSLPPATPLLVANSTPVRDVEWFWPPNARGIRPFCNRGANGIDGTLSTALGLAHRQLPSALLTGDLALLHDTNGWLQRNRWVGHLTVVAIANGGGGIFEGLPIAGFEPPFEDYFATPQPVALADLCAAYGVVHERIASWQRLQEALNPLPETGLRVLEVPTDRQADARYRQALLEAAAPPANDDL
- a CDS encoding Holliday junction branch migration protein RuvA; the protein is MMDYLRGRAVAVTPGDRSHLTLEVNGVGYELQIPSQLARELARAGEGNCRIFTHLQLREDQLVLYGFGSAAERDLFRQLVGVTGVGNQLALAAIDALGVRRLAEAIASEDTAAIARVPGIGPKTAERMALELKKQLADWAPAPSERAEPEAVPNPAIREEVGLTLSALGYSNDEIEQAIAAVAANAEIAASTDADSWIRGAIAWLSERS
- a CDS encoding DUF123 domain-containing protein, with protein sequence MSGRHPRPSPQSQQAALAARLPAQPGTYVLLLACARQRQCAIGRLGRVTLQPGIYAYVGSALGPGGLRGRLKHHLAAAPRPRWHIDWLRRASEPVAVWLQASPQRQECAWATLLAERATPVASGFGSSDCHCRTHLFYLQRAQRSSLYAQL